In a genomic window of Kwoniella mangroviensis CBS 8507 chromosome 2, whole genome shotgun sequence:
- a CDS encoding mitochondrial 54S ribosomal protein uL23m, producing the protein MSRILRRAFATFPARAGPSTTPSTIFPSAPSVSKTIPQAVRRRRTEHDHPSGRTTSLSPLSDSDLHYANIEKKFPYQLEKDYQSLLASATFDNAQLNDSELRASFLKGTAEWRSRIRGYAPRGKVARHEYLLGVMGGQRISAELQQEGQIEGQEGEEVIDPNSQIVGQRIYLPNIQIRLMRNHVKPGEEYDPYIATFRIPPSMTKNDLRSYLLAVYNLEVTFIRTDNYIGEVGRSRTGEVQRKSGSNHTYKRAVVGLNEPFHYPDDLDELYAQGLKNGVGDQWAQARDTWLQDNYSLNISEQMRKRAMFKYYRGTRWRSKTHANMGNTIREIMQRRQEREDQVSEEVKRRWSAIAQESLGGEGQAQTA; encoded by the exons ATGTCTCGTATACTCCGACGAGCATTCGCCACCTTCCCTGCTCGAGCAGGTCCATCCACCACCCCTTCCACAATCTTCCCTTCCGCTCCTTCAGTTTCCAAAACCATCCCTCAAGCAGTCCGTAGACGTCGTACCGAACATGATCATCCCTCTGGTCGAACCACCTCTCTATCACCTCTATCCGACTCAGATCTTCATTACGCCAATATCGAGAAGAAGTTCCCTTATCAATTAGAAAAAGATTATCAATCCCTATTGGCTAGCGCTACATTCGATAATGCCCAATTAAACGATTCGGAACTTCGAGCTAGCTTCTTGAAGGGAACCGCAGAGTGGAGATCTAGAATCAGAGGATATGCCCCGAGGGGTAAAGTCGCAAGACATGAGTATTTGTTAGGCGTAATGGGTGGTCAGCGAATCAGCGCCGAATTGCAACAAGAGGGTCAAAtagaaggtcaagaaggtgaagaagtgatCGATCCAAACAGTCAAATCGTAGGACAGAGAATATATCTTCCAAATATTCAAATTCGTTTGATGAGGAATCACGTCAAACCTGGAGAAGAATATGATCCTTATATCGCTACGTTCCGTATCCCACCTTCAATGACTAAGAACGATTTACGATCGTACCTTCTAGCAGTTTACAATCTAGAAGTCACGTTCATCAGGACTGATAATTATATTGGAGAAGTTGGACGATCGAGGACAGGTGAAGTTCAGAGAAAATCAGGTTCGAATCATACCTACAAGAGAGCGGTCGTAGGATTGAACGAACCGTTCCATTACcctgatgatttggatgaacTTTATGCTCAAGGATTGAAGAATGGTGTAGGAGATCAATGGGCTCAAGCGAGGGATACGTGGTTACAGGATAATTACAGTTTGAACATTTCGGAacagatgagaaagagagctATGTTCAAGTACTATAGAGGTACTAGATGGAGGTCGAAGACTCATGCTAACATG GGTAACACCATCCGAGAGATCATGCAACGAAGGCAAGagcgagaagatcaagtatcagaagaggtgaagagacGATGGTCAGCTATCGCTCAGGAGTCACTAGGAGGTGAAGGACAAGCTCAGACAGCATAA